Genomic segment of Salvia hispanica cultivar TCC Black 2014 chromosome 2, UniMelb_Shisp_WGS_1.0, whole genome shotgun sequence:
tagaatgaggatatggtaaacgtcgatgagaaaaatggttgcgcgaccgtgatatttgagaaagaatatattttggtgcctcgggtctttctaaagttaaaaccccgatggacacttgaaaatggcatgataactataattgtgataaaactgttttcggcatgagtccactgagtatgtttatagtactcagccctgcatgtgtttttcctatgtgcaggttgagcgatgacgagcgggcggcggtgttgaataggaaataataagatgatctgTTGGTACTTaaagtgtcgttgtgtctccatacatagcctcacttctctcttgatcgcttccgctattttatgaaaaattgttatcttttggttgggaagaatacttataaattcgtgggaatattttggatatgaaacagttgaaattattttggaaactctGATGAGCATTTATTGCGATAAccttttgttggatttctttgctaaggcattattcttctcctatttaattgttcattaaatgcttttgtcaaatcctttttttaaatggaaccctagcctatgatctttgatgcatttaagtctGCCTAGTTAACGctcgccgcatttattataccctagatgggcgggtcgttacaatATTAGACGGCAAATGAGTTCTTATCTAGGCACTCGAAGGATTGTTTAATTTGAGGCGGCGTGGTCTTACTTcggtaaaaataaaaggtaaatTTTTAGAGACATTTATTCAATGTGCCCCTAATGTGTATGAGGgaaacaaattcatttttttattattattttttttaatcacttAAAGACACATTAATAAACTTAGAGACACATTAATAAAAGCGTCCCTATTTAAATGCTAATTAGAGACGCATTTATTAAAAGCGTTCCTAATTTAAGGATGCTTATTTTTTTGTCCTAAGTTTtggatattttcaaaaatttgcaACGCAAGTGATTGCGTTCCTAAATTTGTGTtcttaaagaatatatttcttGTAGTGTGGGTCGTATCAGTCACTCAAGAAACCTAATTATGGAAGCTTCAAGTATTTTAGGGTTGACTATTAACTATTAGATCAATGAATATAGTGGATAATAATTAGTCTGGATTATTATTTGGGTTATATATGGAAAATGTAGTTAATGTGAAACAAATTGGTTAAGAAAGAGTCAAATGGTGATTCGTTAAGTTAGGTAGATTAGTTTTGGTGGAGGATATATATGAAGAATGGAAGAGGTAAGAGGGTGATGGATGTAATGAAATGGTGTTCTAAAAAGGCGGTGTAACATTGGTTGATTTCTCACTCTATTATTCTCGATCGAAACAAATCATGGGCACCCACTAGCCTTCAATTCCATGCATTGTTCCTTGCCCGAATCTCAAGCTCCCCACCCCAAAATGAACACAACCTAAGAAACaacaatagaaaataattggaaaaggaaaacatatAGAGAAAAGGAGTTGGGGCATTGATAATCATAGGCGAGGATTGGAGTTAGTTAATCTTGAGGGATTAACAATGCCGACGGGCGCGCAAGCCGCTGTGCGCCCACATCATCATTCgaataattttcattccacATTTCctagaaaacaaatatattttgttgtttttcttgtCCATTTTCTGGTTTATTCCTGCTCCTGCTCCGCCCAGTTCCCAGGCGATTCCGACGTGGAGGCAAAGGCTCTCCTAAAATTTAAGTCCTCGTTGACCAATGCAGAGGCCCCCCTTTCAAACTGGGATCCGGCCACCCCGCCCTGCAGTGGGGAGAGGGGGAACTGGCTGGGCGTGCTCTGCTACAACGGCTATGTGTGGGGCCTACAGCTCGAGAGGATGAACCTCAAGGGGAATATCGACGTCGATGCGCTTTCCCCTCTGCGTTTCATGCGTGCCATCAGTTTCATGGGGAACACCTTCGAGGGTCCCATGCCCGACTGGAAGAAGGTCGGCGCCATCAAGGCCTTGTATTTATCCGACAACCGATTCTCCGGCCAGATTGCGGTGGATGCCTTCAGGGGCATGTACTCTCTCAAGAAAGTCCACCTAGCCAACAATAACTTCACCGGGCCCCTCCCCACATCCCTCGAATCACCTAAGCTCATTGAGTTGAAACTCCAGAACAACCACTTCACCGGCACCATTCCTAAAATCAGCTCCGACTCTCTCACGGAGCTCGACCTCTCCAACAACCAATTGGAGGGCCCCATTCCCTCTGCCCTCAACCTCATGGATCCACACGCATTCGCGGGTAATAAAGCACTATGTGGGGCCCCTCTCTCCAACGCCTGCGATCCCACTCTGTACCCTCCGCCATCATCCACATCCtcatcaccaccaccatcatcatcttcatcaagAACTCCCATCGCattgataataatattgatcCTCATGGGGATCTTACTCCTCCTCCTAGTCATCTTCCTCCTCGCAAAATTCTGCAAGAGCGGCAGCAGCAGCCAGACTCCGCAGCTGGGGAAGCCCATTACAGCGGCTGTTGACATTGAAAAGGCCCCATCGGCACCAGCCGCAGCCGCAGTGGCAGTGGTAGAAGCAGATGCGGCGGGAATCCTGGCAGGAGGGAAAAGGTCGGATCAGCACCAGCCTGGTAAGCTGTCGTTCGTAGATGAGAGGAGGCACAAGTTTGACCTGCAGGATCTGATGAGGGCGTCGGCAGAGGTTCTGGGAAGCGGAAACTTTGGGGCATCGTACAAAGCGGTGCTAGTAGACGGGGAGGCGCTGGTTGTGAAGAGATTCAAGCAGATGAACGGCATTGCTAGGGAGGACTTCCATGAGCACATGAGGAGGCTAGGGAGGCTCAACCACCCCAACCTGCTGCCACTCGTTGCCTATTTGTTCCGCAAGGAGGAAAAGCTCTTGGTATTCGACTTCGTCAAAAATGGCAGCTTGGCGGCCCTTCTGCATGGTCCATATATAAACCCTAAATTAGTCATATCCATTAAGGGATGGATGGATTGATTGATGCAACTGTGTGTGTATGTACAGGAAAACACTCTGGGGTGCTGAACTGGGTTACGAGGTTGAAGATCATTAAGGGCGTGGCAAAGGGGCTGGTGTATCTCCAAAATGAGGTTCCAACCATTACAGTGCCGCACGGGCACCTGAAATCATCCAACGTCCTCTTGGATAACGAATACAACCCACTCCTCATGGACTACGCTCTCCACCCGGTCGTCAACTCCACTTACGTCCACAACGTCCTGCTCGCCTACAAGTCCCCCGAGTACGCTCAGCACGGCCGCATT
This window contains:
- the LOC125208631 gene encoding pollen receptor-like kinase 5, with translation MPTGAQAAVRPHHHSNNFHSTFPRKQIYFVVFLVHFLVYSCSCSAQFPGDSDVEAKALLKFKSSLTNAEAPLSNWDPATPPCSGERGNWLGVLCYNGYVWGLQLERMNLKGNIDVDALSPLRFMRAISFMGNTFEGPMPDWKKVGAIKALYLSDNRFSGQIAVDAFRGMYSLKKVHLANNNFTGPLPTSLESPKLIELKLQNNHFTGTIPKISSDSLTELDLSNNQLEGPIPSALNLMDPHAFAGNKALCGAPLSNACDPTLYPPPSSTSSSPPPSSSSSRTPIALIIILILMGILLLLLVIFLLAKFCKSGSSSQTPQLGKPITAAVDIEKAPSAPAAAAVAVVEADAAGILAGGKRSDQHQPGKLSFVDERRHKFDLQDLMRASAEVLGSGNFGASYKAVLVDGEALVVKRFKQMNGIAREDFHEHMRRLGRLNHPNLLPLVAYLFRKEEKLLVFDFVKNGSLAALLHGKHSGVLNWVTRLKIIKGVAKGLVYLQNEVPTITVPHGHLKSSNVLLDNEYNPLLMDYALHPVVNSTYVHNVLLAYKSPEYAQHGRISKKTDVWCLGTLILEILTGRYLSHATTTDLAAWINGIAGEEYSKVFDKDMEASAVGSRNQMEKMLQIGISCCKEDADKRWDLEVAARQIDLVQLDD